In Dermacentor variabilis isolate Ectoservices chromosome 7, ASM5094787v1, whole genome shotgun sequence, a genomic segment contains:
- the LOC142588928 gene encoding uncharacterized protein LOC142588928: MLMLKKQIFDTGTRDVTVILALDLTKTFDTVLHRYILQDTARIGLGVKVQAFVRSFLMYPTATIEVGHIRTPVYGLGARGTPQGSLISPLLIDIVTKGVSDMLGGLRGVRRTLYADGITIWGPGGSLEEMEQALRAALEETEACLADTSPKLSPSKSELLFYRPARQGVRGLTPLNQLPVVLHANNGKNIPRVDSVEMLGLLIGAMGCNTRTITHVTGNAENVLQLITRVSN; encoded by the coding sequence ATGCTAATGCTGAAGAAGCAAATCTTTGATACCGGCACCCGGGACGTGACAGTTATTCTCGCCCTGGATCTCACTAAGACGTTCGACACAGTGCTACATCGATACATACTGCAGGACACAGCCAGAATAGGCCTGGGAGTCAAAGTCCAGGCCTTTGTCAGGTCTTTTCTCATGTATCCAACCGCTACTATTGAGGTGGGCCATATTCGGACGCCCGTGTATGGATTGGGGgctcggggtacccctcagggatcacTTATCTCACCACTGCTCATCGATATAGTCACGAAGGGTGTTTCAGACATGCTGGGCGGCCTCCGCGGTGTAAGGCGCACACTCTACGCAGATGGCATCACGATCTGGGGCCCAGGGGGCTCCCTAGAggaaatggagcaagctctacGAGCGGCCTTGGAGGAGACGGAGGCTTGCCTCGCGGACACGAGTCCCAAGCTGTCTCCGAGTAAGTCGGAGCTGTTGTTTTACAGACCTGCAAGGCAGGGGGTCAGGggtctgacacccctcaaccagctacccgtAGTATTACACGCGAATAATGGGAAGAACATTCCTAGAGTCGACTCAGTTGAGATGCTAGGCCTGCTGATAGGTGCTATGGGCTGTAATAccagaacaattacccacgttacagGCAATGCGGAGAATGTGCTGCAGTTAATCACAAGGGTGTCCAACTGA